The DNA region TAACTTTGCTGTTAAAGGAGTTGCTGTTGGTATGCGCAATATTTTAGTTGATGGAAATGACTTTTTTGCTGTTTATGGAGCTGTTCAAGAAGCAATTAGTTTTGCTCGTAAAGGTGAAGGACCATCATTAATTGAATGTAATACTTATCGTTTAGGAGCCCACTCATCAGCTGATGATCCAAAAGTTTATCGTGATGAAAAATTGCACGAAGAAGCCTTGAAAAAAGACCCTTTAATTCGTTTAAAAGCATACTTAATTGCCCAAAAAAAATGATCAGAAAAAGAACAAGAAGCATTAGATGCTGAGCAAGATAAATTTATTAAAGGTGAATTTGCTTGAGTTGAAGAAAACAATAATGTTTCAATTCGTGATATTTTTGCTTATACATATGCTGAAATGCCAAAATTCTTAGAAGAACAATACCAAGAAGCAGAAGCATTTTTTGCAAAATATCCAAGTAAAGGAGGACATCACTAATGGCAGTTGTAAATAATATTCAAGCATTAACACATGCTTTAGATTTAGCAATGGAAAAACACAAAAATGTTGTTGTGTATGGAGAAGACGCTGGATTTGAAGGGGGAGTTTTCCGAGCAACAGTTGGATTACAAGAAAAATATGGTGAAGACCGTTGTTTTGATGCGCCAATTGCCGAAGCAACTTTAGTTGGAAGTGCCGTTGGAATGGCTATTAATGGAATGAAACCAATTGTTGAAATGCAATTTGAGGGATTTTCATATCCTGCTTTACAACAACTTTTTACGCATGTTGCACGTATGCGTAATCGTTCACGCGGACGTTTTACTTGTCCATTAATTGTTCGTATGCCAATGGGGGGAGGAATTCGTGCCCTAGAACATCACTCTGAAGCAATGGAAGCAATGTTTTCTCACAACCCAGGATTAAAAGTAATTATTCCTGCTACCCCTTATGATATGAAAGGATTATTATTAGCTGCTGTTGAATCACCAGACCCAGTAATCTTTTTAGAACCAACAAAAATTTATCGTGCTTTTAAACAAGAAATTCCTGATGAATATTATACTTTACCAATTGGGGAAGGTTATAAAATTCAAGAAGGTGATGATTTAACAATTGTTACTTATGGGGCACAGGTTGGAGAATGTGAAAAGGCCTTAGCGCAACTAAAAGAAGAAGGAGTCAATGTTAATGTTGATTTAATTGATTTACGAACAATTCAACCATGAGATCGTGATATGGTTATTGAATCAGTTAAAAAAA from Spiroplasma sp. NBRC 100390 includes:
- a CDS encoding alpha-ketoacid dehydrogenase subunit beta; protein product: MAVVNNIQALTHALDLAMEKHKNVVVYGEDAGFEGGVFRATVGLQEKYGEDRCFDAPIAEATLVGSAVGMAINGMKPIVEMQFEGFSYPALQQLFTHVARMRNRSRGRFTCPLIVRMPMGGGIRALEHHSEAMEAMFSHNPGLKVIIPATPYDMKGLLLAAVESPDPVIFLEPTKIYRAFKQEIPDEYYTLPIGEGYKIQEGDDLTIVTYGAQVGECEKALAQLKEEGVNVNVDLIDLRTIQPWDRDMVIESVKKTGRILVVHEAVRSFSVAAEVITTVNENCFEYLKAPAGRVTGYDIIIPFDRGEHYHQPSVQKIAVKIKELINYQF